Proteins from one Nicotiana tabacum cultivar K326 chromosome 23, ASM71507v2, whole genome shotgun sequence genomic window:
- the LOC107764195 gene encoding uncharacterized protein LOC107764195, giving the protein MRRLFGRGSAGDSPQQPSPSPSPPLSSLHSSVNIAAGPARPIRFVYCDEKGKFQLDPEALSILQLVKEPVGIVSVCGRARQGKSFILNQLLGRSSGFQVAPTHRPCTKGIWLWSAPLRRTALDGTEYNLLLLDTEGIDAYDQTGTYSTQIFSLAVLLSSMFVYNQMGGIDEAALDRLSLVTEMTRHIRVRASGGRASASELGQFSPIFVWLLRDFYLDLVEDNCKITPRDYLELALRPVQGGGRDVAAKNEIRESIRALFPDRECFTLVRPLSNENELQRLDQIPLENMRPEFKAGLDALTRFVFERTRPKQVGGTIMTGPLFARITQSFLDALNNGAVPTITSSWQSVEEAECQRAYDLAADRYMASFDRSKPPEEGALREAHEDAAQKSMTEFNSTAVGAGSIRMKYEKRLQNFIKKAFEELKKDAFREAYLQCSNAIQDMEKELRMACHAPDANIDGVLKVLDCSVSKYEATCQGPEKWRKLSVFLQQSLEGPLFDLIKKQIDQIGSEKTTLALKCRSIEDKMNLLNKQLEASEKYKSEYLKRYEDAINDKKQLADDYTSRITNLQSKYSSLEERYSSLSKTVSSAKHVSAEWKRKYEQLLLKQKADEDQSTAEVSVLKSRTAAAEARLAAAKEQAESAQEEAEEWKRKYDIAVKEVKNALEKAASVQERANKETQLREDTLRDDFSSTLADKEEEIKDKASKLEQAEQRLATLNLELRAAESKVKNYDLEVSALKIEVKELGERLENINATAQSFEREARILEQEKVHLEQKYRSEFNRFEDIQDRYKSAEREAKRATELADKARAEAATALKEKNEIQRLAMERLAQIEKADRNIENLQRQKDDLADEVRRCRAAEDDARSKVTMLEARVEEREKEIEMLLKSNNEQRASTVQVLESLLETERAARAEATNRAEALSVQLQATQGKLDLLQQQLTAVRLNETALDSKLRTASHGKRTRIDECDAGFESVHDMDTDDRVTRGNKKSRSTTSPLKFTSPDDGGSVYRGDDDTHSQQTNGEDYTKFTVQKLRQELTKHDFGAELFQLKNPNKKDILALYEKCVLQKS; this is encoded by the exons ATGAGGAGGCTATTCGGCAGAGGTTCCGCCGGAGACTCGCCGCAGCAACCTTCGCCGTCACCGTCGCCGCCACTGTCCTCTCTTCACTCCTCCGTTAACATTGCCGCTGGTCCGGCGAGACCGATACGTTTCGTGTACTGCGATGAAAAAGGAAAGTTCCAGCTCGATCCGGAAGCCCTTTCGATACTTCAACTCGTGAAGGAGCCAGTTGGTATTGTCTCCGTTTGTGGTCGCGCTCGTCAAGGCAAGAGCTTTATACTTAATCAG CTTCTTGGCAGGAGTAGTGGCTTTCAAGTGGCGCCAACTCATCGTCCATGTACAAAAGGTATTTGGTTGTGGAGTGCACCTTTAAGGAGAACTGCTCTTGATGGAACTGAATACAACCTGTTACTATTGGACACAGAAGGAATTGATGCTTACGATCAAACG GGAACATATAGCACACAGATATTCTCCTTGGCGGTCCTTCTTTCAAGTATGTTTGTATATAACCAG ATGGGTGGTATCGATGAAGCTGCACTTGACCGCCTCTCTCTTGTCACTGAAATGACTAGACATATTCGTGTTAGAGCCTCTGGAGGAAGGGCCAGTGCGTCTGAGCTTGGACAGTTCTCCCCAATCTTCGTTTGGTTGCTTAGG GATTTTTATTTGGACTTGGTTGAGGACAACTGCAAAATAACTCCGCGGGACTACCTTGAACTTGCTTTGAGGCCAGTTCAAGGTGGTGGGAGGGATGTTGCTGCCAAAAATGAG ATTAGGGAATCCATTCGTGCTCTTTTCCCTGACAGAGAATGCTTCACCCTTGTGCGGCCTTTGAGCAATGAAAATGAGCTTCAACGGCTAGATCAAATACCA TTGGAAAACATGAGGCCAGAGTTTAAAGCAGGTCTTGATGCTTTGACAAGATTTGTTTTTGAGAGGACAAGACCCAAGCAAGTTGGAGGGACTATTATGACAGGACCGCTCTTTGCTCGTATAACTCAGTCCTTCCTGGATGCTCTTAACAATGGTGCAGTGCCTACCATCACCTCTTCATGGCAG AGTGTTGAGGAAGCTGAGTGTCAAAGGGCATACGATTTGGCTGCTGATAGATACATGGCTTCTTTTGATCGTTCTAAGCCTCCGGAGGAA GGTGCACTAAGAGAAGCCCATGAAGATGCAGCTCAAAAGTCCATGACAGAATTTAATTCTACTGCTGTGGGGGCTGGATCCATCAGGATGAAATATGAGAAGCGTCTCCAAAATTTCATAAAAAAGGCATTTGAG GAGCTTAAAAAGGATGCCTTTAGGGAGGCTTATCTACAATGTTCAAATGCGATTCAGGACATGGAAAAGGAACTGAGGATGGCTTGTCATGCTCCTGATGCAAACATAGATGGTGTGCTTAAG GTTCTTGACTGTTCAGTGTCCAAGTATGAAGCAACTTGCCAAGGTCCTGAAAAGTGGAGAAAATTGAGTGTCTTCTTACAACAAAG CTTGGAAGGTCCACTTTTTGATCTCATCAAGAAGCAGATAGACCAGATTGGATCAGAGAAAACCACTCTTGCATTGAAGTGCCGTTCCATCGAGGATAAGATGAATTTACTTAACAAACAACTGGAAGCTAGTGAGAAGTATAAATCTGAGTATTTGAAGCGTTATGAAGATGCCATCAACGACAAGAAGCAGCTTGCAGATGATTACACGAGTCGTATTACAAATTTGCAGAGTAAATATAGTTCATTGGAAGAGAGATATTCCAGCTTATCAAAAACAGTCAGTTCTGCTAAACATGTGTCCGCAgaatggaaaagaaaatatgaacaACTTCTATTGAAGCAGAAGGCTGATGAAGACCAATCAACTGCAGAAGTATCTGTTCTGAAGTCCAGAACTGCTGCTGCTGAAGCAAGGCTTGCTGCTGCCAAAGAACAAGCTGAATCGGCTCAGGAGGAGGCTGAGGAGTGGAAACGTAAATATGACATTGCCGTCAAGGAAGTTAAGAATGCTCTTGAGAAGGCAGCATCTGTTCAAGAGCGCGCAAACAAGGAAACCCAACTGAGAGAAGACACTTTAAGAGATGATTTTTCGAGCACTCTGGCTGATAAG gaagaagaaataaaagacaaGGCATCTAAGCTTGAGCAGGCTGAGCAGCGTTTAGCGACACTGAATTTGGAGTTGAGG GCTGCTGAATCAAAGGTAAAGAACTATGATCTAGAAGTGTCAGCTTTGAAGATTGAAGTCAAGGAATTGGGTGAAAGGCTAGAGAATATCAATGCTACTGCACAATCATTTGAAAGAGAAGCTAGAATTCTGGAACAGGAGAAGGTTCATCTTGAGCAGAAGTACCGGTCAGAGTTCAATAGATTTGAGGATATTCAGGATAGATATAAATCAGCTGAAAGAGAGGCTAAAAGGGCAACTGAGCTGGCTGATAAAGCAAGGGCTGAAGCAGCTACGGCCTTGAAAGAAAAGAACGAAATTCAGCGATTAGCTATGGAAAGATTAGCTCAGATTGAGAAGGCTGATAGAAATATTGAAAACTTACAGAGGCAAAAAGATGACTTGGCTGATGAAGTACGGAGGTGTCGTGCTGCTGAGGACGATGCAAGGTCAAAAGTTACAATGCTGGAGGCCCGAgtagaagaaagggaaaaagaaattgAGATGCTACTGAAATCAAATAATGAACAGAGGGCCAGTACTGTGCAAGTCCTTGAGAGTCTGTTGGAGACCGAGCGTGCGGCACGTGCTGAAGCAACCAACAGGGCGGAAGCACTATCTGTTCAGTTGCAAGCTACACAAGGAAAGCTAGATCTTCTTCAGCAACAGTTAACTGCAGTTCGGCTGAATGAAACTGCACTGGATAGCAAACTTAGAACTGCTTCCCATGGCAAACGTACCAGGATAGATGAATGTGATGCTGGATTTGAATCTGTCCATGACATGGACACAGATGATAGAGTAACAAGGGGAAATAAGAAATCCAGGAGTACAACCAGTCCTCTAAAGTTTACTTCCCCAGATGATGGTGGTTCCGTTTATAGAGGAGATGATGATACTCATAGTCAACAAACAAATGGTGAGGATTATACGAAATTTACAGTGCAGAAACTAAGGCAGGAGCTCACAAAGCATGATTTTGGTGCTGAACTGTTCCAACTGAAGAATCCAAACAAGAAGGATATCCTAGCTTTATATGAGAAATGTGTCCTCCAGAAATCATAG